The genomic segment ACAGGGGTTCGACTCCCCTCGGCTCCACCACGAAAAACCGCTTTGTTAAGCGGTTTTTTAATGCCAAAATTTGTTTGGGGCACTTTTTGGGACACTTTTGGGACACTTTATAAATATGAAAAGAGGCAACGTTCAGAAAGATAAAAGCTATCTTTCATATGGAAAGGAAATGATAGACCCAGAGTTATCCTCTAATATCGCGCGCACAGTGTTATCTATAATATATGCCAACTGCTGGGAATCATCTTCCAGCTCGCCTCCATAGAACTCAAAGGAATCAAAGTCTTTGCTATGTCCAGCCATAATTTTTAATAGCTCAACAGGATTGCTTTTATTGATTGCAAAATAGGTATGCCGCATTTCATAAAGTGTGCGGGGAGTAAGCCCGTGAAAATCGCGGTAGCGTTCCCAATTTGCGCGGTAGGTTTCATACACTAAGTGTTCTCCGTCTCGGCCAGGGAAGAGAAAAGGGCTACAGACGCTAGCTTCTTTCAGCATTTGCCTCTGAGCTTCAATTTCCTGTATGGCAAGCTCAGGCAGAATAAAATTGCGGATAGCATTAGCATTTTTGCCTTGGGTAAATTCTCCGTGCACATTGATAGAGCCGCGCAAATAGCAGCGCTTCCCTTTGATGTCGCGCTTGTCCTGAATATGCGCCAGCTCACCCGGGCGCAGGCCAAGAATAACGGCCACTCGATAGGCGTGAATATACCAATCCTGAACGATTTTTCTGTTATATTTGGTGGTATCTTCAGAAAATAGAATTTTAAGGTCTGATTTTTGAAGAGGAAGTTTTTTGTTCTTTGCTGCTTGTTTTGGAATATACAAATCCTCAGGGCGCAGCGTAGAAACGCCGCATTTTCTGGCATACTTTAAGAAAGTCATGAGGCAGGCACGAATTTTTGTCAGCGTCTTATGAGAGAGATGGGTATGGTTTTCGCTGACAGGGTGAGCGTATGCATTGAGGATAATGTCCTGTAAATCCTGCTCAACTAGACTGGACACTCGACGAACGCCGTAGGACGGATAAACATAGCCGTGCAAATAGCGTTCATACTGACTATAATAGTCTCGGCTGGTGCCAGCCAGCTTCAGCTCTGTAATCCATTTCATCCCTAATTCTTTTACTCGAATATTGTATGGTATCTCACTAGAATCTTTGCCAAAAGCAGCTTCACGGCGCTTATCCGTCAGCCACTTTTTTTCTTGCGCCAGACAATCTTTGAATCCTCGTGCACCAGGCACATAGGAGCGGAAGGTTTTGCGCTCTCCGTGATACTGCTTCTTGTGATACCAACAACCTTCCTGTTCATTCCAGACAGGCTCTGCCGCATTTCTTCTGTTTTTTGCCATAAAAATACTCCTTTTATTTTCCCGGCCCTCATGGTAAAATAAAAGGGCAGGGAGATGGATAGGTATAAAGTGTAATGACTGTAATCTTGCATTTGCGTTTCCGCTTCCGCATCGCGTCTGTCTGGTTGCCGCCGGACAGGCGCTTTTTTTATTTCTTATTTTTAATCTTTGTCAGGCAAGCATGATTTACAAGGCTCTAGTCCTAAAATTTCCGCTTGTCCCAATGTAGTAGATAGAGTAGGGCGGCCTTTGATGTGCGGACAGCCCGAGTTGTGATACTTATCGCCGCTGGCCGTGTAATACACGACCTTGTTCGGGTCTGCATCTGATGAAGTACTGGCGGCAGGAGCAAGTGCAGGGTATATGTTTGTGGCTTTTGCTTTTCCCGTGCTAAATCCGATAAAATATCCGGCAGCACACACCATAAATGCCAAGGCCGAAACCAAACTAATTACACGAGTAAAACGAAAACGAGGTTTTAAAGCCGTGAATGCTATGGCAAATGTGTTGGCTTCCTGCTCATGTTCTGGAGTAAGAGCGTCGAGGGGGTGGCCTAATAGGATATGCCCCAATTCGTGAGCGAGATATAGCGTATAATCGTTAGCGCTTAAATTGGCATCTATTGCAACAAAGCGTG from the Christensenellaceae bacterium 44-20 genome contains:
- a CDS encoding ImmA/IrrE family metallo-endopeptidase, with product MKKSEIKKLVGRTYFDSVDEMTPRDICMSYLKKHGWLVITMGEGGNGNEMLHTLNLDDFSHGKASFAYENKVTRFVAIDANLSANDYTLYLAHELGHILLGHPLDALTPEHEQEANTFAIAFTALKPRFRFTRVISLVSALAFMVCAAGYFIGFSTGKAKATNIYPALAPAASTSSDADPNKVVYYTASGDKYHNSGCPHIKGRPTLSTTLGQAEILGLEPCKSCLPDKD